CGAGCAGGTCGTCGATGCCGTTGACGAGCAGGCTGACGGCCGGGAGCGCGAGGCAGTCATCCGCGCCGCACTGGACAACGACGCATCTGGCGTCCTCCTCGCTCGTTCGATGAGCGAAGCCGTCCTCTTCGCCGAGGAGTACGCCGCCGAACACCTCTCGATTCAGGCCGCTGACGACGAATCGCTCCTCGAACGGATTCCCTCCGCCGGGTCCGTGTTCCTCGGCCCGTACAGCCCCGTTGCAGCCGGCGACTACGCGACCGGGACGAACCACGTCTTGCCGACCGGCGGCAACGCGCGGGTCACCGGCGGTCTCTCCGTAGACACGTTCGTCCGGTCGACGACTGTCCAGCGCCTCTCGGAGGACTCGCTGAGCGATATTTCGGACACGATTACGACTCTCGCCGAAGCCGAAGGGCTGGAAGCCCACGCCGAGAGCGTCCGCAAACGGTTCGAGGAGTAAAGCGGTTCCTGGGACTTTCTCGCAGGTCAACTCAGGACGTATCCCTCCGAGCCGTTCCACCGGCGTCACTGTTAACACGTTCGGGCGTGGATACTTGTGTATGAGCAGCACAGCGGACGACGGCGATCCGAACCTCGGAGGCGAGGACGTAGCCGTCACCGAGCAGGCAGCGGGCGAGGCACTGGACCTCCTCGAAAGCGAGGGGATGGACGTCGACGAATCCGGACTCCGCCTGTATGTCCAGCAAGGCGGCTGTGCTGGACTTTCCTACGGAATGCGGTTCGAGCATGCACCCGAAGAAGACGACGAGGTGTTCGAGCGCAACGGGCTCCGCGTGTTCGTCGACGACGCTAGCATCGACTACATCGAGGGGTCGGTACTGGACTACGAGGGCGGCCTGCAGGGGGCCGGGTTCCACGTCCAGAACCCGAACGTGGTCAGCGAATGCGGTTGTGGCGAGTCCTTCCGGACGTAGCTACTCTTCGAGTTCGAACGCCACGACGACTTCGGCCTGGTACTCGCGGCCCTCGACGCCGGCGATCTCGACGCCGAGTTCCTCCACCTCGACCCACTTGAGATTGTCAAGTGTCGCCTCCGCGCGTTCGATGGCGTCGTCAGCGGCTTTGTCGAAGCTTTCCGAACTGGTCCCGATCAGCGTGATTTTCTTGAAAACCATATGCGTGAGATTGATTCACACGTCCATGTCATAAAAGTACGGACAGGTCACTGAGACTGCCGGTCGAGCAACGTCTCGACGTGACCGACCACGCCGGTGAGGTGTGCGGTCCCCCAGATTGCCACGATGATGGCACCGATAGCGTCGAACACGAGGTCGAGCATCGTGTCGCTGAGACCGAACTGTGTCAGAATCGTGTCGTTCCCGGTCGCCGACGCGGCGAGCGTAATTGAGAACTCGATGACCTCCCAGAGCACGCCGAAGGCCATCACGAACAGGAGGAGGAACACGAACATGAACCGCGAGGGAATCGATATCTCGTCGGTGTGCTCGTCGAGCGCACGGACCGTCGTGTATCCGACCGCGGCGACGACCGACGACGAGAGGGCGTGGGTGAAGTGGTCCCACCACCAGATGGTGACGTAGAAGTTCTCTTCGGACCCAGGCAACCCGACAGTTCCGAGTGCGTGAAAGAACGCCGCCGACGTAATCCACAGCGTCAGCGCGGGGTCGAGCGTGATGCCGTAGTCCCGTTCCAGCAGCGCCGGGAGTTGTGTGACGAGGATTGCGACGCCCGAATTGACGATGATGCCGACGTTGCCCCGCTCGATACCGACCGCCAGGAGCCCGATGAGTGCGAGTGACAGGGCTCGCGAGAGCAGTTGTTGTGTCGCCGGACTGATTCGGAGGCGGTCACGGACCTTCATACGTCCGGCTGGACCTCCTCGGGGACGCGACTGGTCCCGGCCTGCTGTCGGACGTAGTACGCGAAAACCACGCCAGCGCCGATACCGGCGATGGTCGACGCGACGAACTCCCACATCACCGCTTCCTCGATGACGTGTTCTGACACCGTCGGATCGAGGATGAAGGTGGTCCCGAAGAACTGGTCGGCCACCCAGCGGACGACCGCCCAGACGCCGGCGGTGGCCATCGTGGTGATGGCGACGAAGACGACGGCGAACCGGGGCGTCATCCGGACGGGGGTAAAGAGCTGGAGTTCGACGGCGAGGATGAGCGCGATGGCGGCGACCGAGAGGTAGGTCGCGAGATTACCGGTCAGCGAGAGCGTCGCAAACAGACGGCCAACGACGGGCGACGCCGCCAACAGGAGGATTTCCCAGGGGAGCATGGCGTCCCGGTTACGCAATAGAACCGGCGGAAACAGCGCCAGTGCCGCGACGGCAGCCGCGAACCCGGCCCACAGCACGTCGGCCTGAACAGCACTCGTCACAGAAACGGCGGCGAGCATGGCGACGATGCACCACGCCGCGAGGGCGTTGACGCGCCTGTCCCGGAGCAACCGCGCTACGTCTCGGCTCATAGTGTCAGGTGAGCCGCGACTCGAAAAACCCTATCGACCGATGCCGGCGGCGTGGGCTGTTCAGATAGCCCCATACGCCATGGCATACGCGAGCGCAGCGATGGTCACCGCCGCCAGCCCCGTCACGACGGTCTCCAGCCAGTCGACGCCGTCACTGAACGGCCGGGTCGGCGCTCCGACGACGCCCAGTGCGAGGACGCTGAACACGAAGTGCGCCGACCGTTCGAGCGTCGGTGCGGGCAAGAACAGGACGGCCGCCCCGTAGCCGATTCCCAGCGCTGCCCGGGGGCGGACGAGTTCGGTCAGCGTGTATCCACGGAGGTGGACGTAGGTCCACACGGCGAGCCAGACCGTCGCCAGTTCGATAGCGAACGCCGCCAGGAGGTGCGTGGTCGGGTCGGGGTGGAGTATCACCCGCTCGGCGACGAGGGTCACGTCGAAGGGGTAGAAGAACGGGGGCGGGCCGCCAGTGAAGAGGTCACCGAACGGGTGGGTGAGCAGTCCAAGTAGGGCCAGCCCGGCCACCGTTCGGGGGCTGATATCGCGGGACTGTGCGACCGTGACGACACCGAGCACGGCCAGGACGAACACGAGCATCACGAGTCCTGCGATGGGGCCGCTGAGTACGCCTGTGAGAACAGTCGCTGCGACGCCGATTGCCAGCGATGCAATTCGGGCGGGCCGTGATTCGGTCGCCCAGAGACCGGCCGCGACAGCGAGTGCCGCCCCCAGCAGGAGCGAGTGCGTCGGCCCGCGGTGGACGACGTTCGCGGTCTCCCAGAAGCCGTCCGCCGTCAGATTCTCGGCGGCTCCGACGAGCAGCCCGAAGGGGGCGTAGACGATGTCGACGTCGGGAACCGCGGCGAACAGGCCAGCGATGACGCCCAACTGGACCGCACGCTCGCGGGAGAGTCCAAGCCACCACGCGGCGAGGCCTCCGAGGGCGAACGCGAACAGCGCGTGCCCGACGAACATACGCCGAGTACGACGGCAATACGCTTAAACTCCATGTGTGACGGGATAGCGCGGGCCTCGGCCCGCTCAGGCCTCGGAATCGACTTTCGTCCAGCGTTCTTCGATGGCCGCGTTAGCCCTGACGACAGTATCGCCGTCGACCCGGAACCGCGTCTTCCGGAGTTCGATGGCGGCCACCTCACCGGTGGTGTCGCCGGCTGTGATCGTGTCGCCGGGGTTGAAGTCGGGGTCGCGGAGGAGGTAGACGCCAGCGACGGCGTCCTTGATCATCTCCGAGAGCGCGTAGGAGACGCCGAGCGCGAGGAAGCCGGTCGCCGTGCCCAGCGACGCGGCGATGGCGGTCAGGCCGACGATAGAGAGGAAGGATAGCGCCACGCCGAACCACAGGAACACGAGCACGATGACCCCGAGAAACTGTCGATAGACGGGTGACTCGCCGGGCAGCGACCGCTTCAGAACCGCCCGGACGACGACCATGATGGCTTTGATGCCCACTGCGGCGATTACGAGAAAGACGAACCCAGTTATGAGACGCGGGAGCGCGTCGACGACATTCGTGACTAGCTGTTCGAGCGCTCGATTGATGACACCGACTTGCACGCCGGATGGTGGACGGAGAGCCCCCTAAGTGTTGGCGTCAGCCGACATTGTTGTGTCGCCGGGGTGACGGACCACCTCGTAGTCACCGTCCTCGGTAATACCGATGACGGCCCAGTCATAGGATACGTCTCGTCGAGTGAGACGGCGGCTGAGGTGCGTTGCCTCGCCCGTTCGTGTGACGAAACAGCGCAAATCGCCGCTCTCGGGTATCGGGTCCTGCGAGTCGAGCACTGAGATAGTGACGACGCGCCAGTCGCGTTCCGCTCGCAGTTCGGTGCCAGTGCGCGACACGGTGTATCCGAGGTCGTCGAATATCGACCGGGCCTGCTCGTCGAGTGATGTGGTAACGGCCCCCATCTGAGAGTCAGTACCACCGGCTATCTGATAAACGTTCCCACTAGCTATGTGGCTGACAGTTCGGCCGGCGACACAGCCGTCGAAAAACGCGGAACAGCACGGGTCTGTCACCCGGACCCGACTGTTACTCGTGGGCCGCGTCCCACTCCTCAGCCTTGCGGAGGTTCGAGCAGTCGTTACAGCGGATGCGGCCCATCGAGTCCATCGCGTTGTTGAACGTCTCACAGTTGCTACAGAAGTAGCCCCAGCGCCGCTCGCGGTCGGCGTCGCGGTAGACGACGTGAAACGCGCCTTTCGTGCCGATGTCGCCGTCGCTCCTGTCGACGTACAGCGTCTCGCCGTCGGGACCTTCGAGTGCGTCCATACGTACGCATGACGGGCCAGCGGCTAAATCACTGCGGAAACCATTAATGACTGGTTCCCCTGAACTGTGGGTGTGAGTCCCCGGATCATCCAGTACTCCGACGTGGAGAAAGCGTACGATACACCCGAGCGAATCGGGCGATTTGCGGGGACAGTGGCCGCCGCTGACGGCCCGGATGCGCTGGTGGTCGGCACTGGGGACAACACCGGTCCGGGGGTGCTATCGCTGGTCACCGATGGCGAGCAGTCGCTGGACCTCTTTACTGCGCTGACACCCGCGTTCGAGACGCTTGGCAACCACGACTTCGACCACGGGCTCGACGCGACGCGGGACATCATCGCCAGGTCGCCCCAGACGTGGCTGACTGCGAACGTCGAACAGGACGGCGAGCGGTTCGCCCGACGACTGACCCGGCCGTGGGCGAGCCGGACCGTCGACGGGAAACAGCTCGGCTTCGTCGGCGTGACCGACCCCGACACGGCCGCAGCTAATCCACAGGCGACGACGCTGACGTTCACGGACCCGCTCGAAGCCGTCGCCGAGGCGGCCACCGCGCTTCGAGCGGACGGGGCCGACGTTATTGTCGTGCTCTCACACCTAGGCCGGACCGACGAGGAACTGGCCCGCACCTGCGACGTGGACGTCATCCTCGGCGGGCACGTCCACGAGCGCCGCATCGACCGCGTCGCCGGCACGCTGCTCACCAGACCGGGAGCCAACGGCAAGACCGTCGTCGAGGTCGACCTCGGTGGGCCGGAACCGACTGCGCAGTTCCGCGAGACTGCCGACGGTCCCGTCGACGACCGCGTCGCGGAGGCTATCGAGGACAGACTCTCTGCGGCAGGACTCGACGAGGTCGTCGGGCACGTCGAGGAACCGCTGGACCGGAGCAGGGCGACGACCTACGGCGGCGAGTGCCGCCTCGGCAACCTCGTCGCGGACGCGTACCGATGGGCGACGGGCGCGGACGTTGGCCTCCAGAACAGCGGCGGCCTCCGGAACGACACGGTCCCGCTGGACGGGGCGCTGACGGTCGGCGATATGGTCTCGGTCGTCCCCTTCGAGGAACCCCTGACAGTCGCTGAACTGACGGGTTCGGAACTCCGGACGCTGTGTCGACAGGGCAGCGGGAGACAGGTCGAGTTCGGAGAACCGGACTGGTGGCACGCCCACCTCAGCGGCGTCGAACTGATCTGGAACGACGACACGCAGACTATCGAGCGACTGCGGGTGGACGGGCGACCGGTCCGCGAGGCCGAGACGTACACGCTCGCGACGAGCAACTACCTCTACTACACTGAGCGGGAGTTCCCGGTCCTGACCGAGTCCCACCGTGTCAGCGTCGCCGACGTGCAGTACGAGGCGCTGGCCGATTACGTCCGCCAGACGGATATCGCCCCGACCGTCGACGGGCGACTCACTCGTCGCTAGCGATTTAAACCTCGGCACGGTACATCTCGCCGATGCCACAGGTCGTCGTCCCAGTCAGATACCCGCTCTCGGAGAACTCCCGAGCCACGCTTGCGGAGGCCATTCAGATCGCCGACGAGGAGGACGCGGACCTCACCGTCTTACACGTTAATCTCTACCAGAACAGCCACCGGGTCGACCGGACGGAACTCAAACGTGCCGTCGAGCAGTCGTTCGGCCACGTCCCGCGGACGCGGTACGTCGTCCGGTCGGGGATGCTCGTCGAAGAGACGATTCTCGATGAGGTCGCCGCACAGGACGCCGACATTGTCGTCATCGGGAGCAAACAGGCGAGTCGCTGGCGACAGATGATCCGTCGGTTGGTTGACGACCCCGATGTCGAACAGTTCCTTCGCGAGGAACTCGACTGCGAAATCGTCACCGTCGAGCCGGATACCCCGTCTAGCCGTCACTCGTCGGCGAGGTCGTCGGGGTCCTGACGCGGCGGGACGGGAGAGTCACCAGTGGCCGTGTGGCTCCGGCCACCGTTGTTCAGTCCGCTCAGTCCGTCGTTGAGTGAGACGTTCATCTCCCCGCTGGTGTCGTCGAAGTACAGGTGCGAGTGCGGGTAGGCGATTTCGACGCTTGCGTCTTCGAGCCGTCGCCAGACGTTCGTTTGGACTTTCGAGCGGGCAGCGAGCAGTTTGTACGGTTCAGTCACCCAGTACCGGAGCGTCAGCAACACGCCGTGGTCGGCGAAGTTGTTGATGTACACAGTCGGCGAGGCGGGGTATCGAGCCGCGCCGACGCGGATGTCCGGCCCGCCGGAGATAACGTTGTCAACTTCCCGAGCCGCCGCTTCGATGAGGGTCCGCGCGGCGGCGATGTCACTCTCGTACGTGACCAGGACGTCGAGTGACAGCCGTGTCCGTGAGTCCTCCGCCGAGTAATTGATAACGTCCCGCTGGCGGATCTCCCCGTTGGGGATGACGAGAAACGTATTGTCGAGCGTGAACATCTTCGTGTGTCTGAGCGTGATGTCCTCGACGAAGCCTCGCTGGCCAGTGTCGGCGAGTTCGATCATATCACCGATCTCGTAGGGCTGGTCGGCCAGCAGGAACATGCCGGAGATGTAACTGCCGAGGATCGGGGCGAGCACGACACCAACCACGGCCGAGAAGATAGCG
The genomic region above belongs to Haloarcula hispanica ATCC 33960 and contains:
- a CDS encoding HesB/IscA family protein: MSSTADDGDPNLGGEDVAVTEQAAGEALDLLESEGMDVDESGLRLYVQQGGCAGLSYGMRFEHAPEEDDEVFERNGLRVFVDDASIDYIEGSVLDYEGGLQGAGFHVQNPNVVSECGCGESFRT
- a CDS encoding dodecin, which encodes MVFKKITLIGTSSESFDKAADDAIERAEATLDNLKWVEVEELGVEIAGVEGREYQAEVVVAFELEE
- a CDS encoding metal-dependent hydrolase encodes the protein MFVGHALFAFALGGLAAWWLGLSRERAVQLGVIAGLFAAVPDVDIVYAPFGLLVGAAENLTADGFWETANVVHRGPTHSLLLGAALAVAAGLWATESRPARIASLAIGVAATVLTGVLSGPIAGLVMLVFVLAVLGVVTVAQSRDISPRTVAGLALLGLLTHPFGDLFTGGPPPFFYPFDVTLVAERVILHPDPTTHLLAAFAIELATVWLAVWTYVHLRGYTLTELVRPRAALGIGYGAAVLFLPAPTLERSAHFVFSVLALGVVGAPTRPFSDGVDWLETVVTGLAAVTIAALAYAMAYGAI
- a CDS encoding mechanosensitive ion channel domain-containing protein is translated as MQVGVINRALEQLVTNVVDALPRLITGFVFLVIAAVGIKAIMVVVRAVLKRSLPGESPVYRQFLGVIVLVFLWFGVALSFLSIVGLTAIAASLGTATGFLALGVSYALSEMIKDAVAGVYLLRDPDFNPGDTITAGDTTGEVAAIELRKTRFRVDGDTVVRANAAIEERWTKVDSEA
- a CDS encoding DUF7116 family protein; the protein is MGAVTTSLDEQARSIFDDLGYTVSRTGTELRAERDWRVVTISVLDSQDPIPESGDLRCFVTRTGEATHLSRRLTRRDVSYDWAVIGITEDGDYEVVRHPGDTTMSADANT
- a CDS encoding DUF5816 domain-containing protein → MDALEGPDGETLYVDRSDGDIGTKGAFHVVYRDADRERRWGYFCSNCETFNNAMDSMGRIRCNDCSNLRKAEEWDAAHE
- a CDS encoding bifunctional metallophosphatase/5'-nucleotidase, with amino-acid sequence MSPRIIQYSDVEKAYDTPERIGRFAGTVAAADGPDALVVGTGDNTGPGVLSLVTDGEQSLDLFTALTPAFETLGNHDFDHGLDATRDIIARSPQTWLTANVEQDGERFARRLTRPWASRTVDGKQLGFVGVTDPDTAAANPQATTLTFTDPLEAVAEAATALRADGADVIVVLSHLGRTDEELARTCDVDVILGGHVHERRIDRVAGTLLTRPGANGKTVVEVDLGGPEPTAQFRETADGPVDDRVAEAIEDRLSAAGLDEVVGHVEEPLDRSRATTYGGECRLGNLVADAYRWATGADVGLQNSGGLRNDTVPLDGALTVGDMVSVVPFEEPLTVAELTGSELRTLCRQGSGRQVEFGEPDWWHAHLSGVELIWNDDTQTIERLRVDGRPVREAETYTLATSNYLYYTEREFPVLTESHRVSVADVQYEALADYVRQTDIAPTVDGRLTRR
- a CDS encoding universal stress protein, translated to MPQVVVPVRYPLSENSRATLAEAIQIADEEDADLTVLHVNLYQNSHRVDRTELKRAVEQSFGHVPRTRYVVRSGMLVEETILDEVAAQDADIVVIGSKQASRWRQMIRRLVDDPDVEQFLREELDCEIVTVEPDTPSSRHSSARSSGS
- a CDS encoding mechanosensitive ion channel family protein; the encoded protein is MRFGPVWPLQTPTPTPTETATEVATDIGGLLPFDIPMWVVNIGESLIVVGLAIVVSRLLVRLLGRRVAQQFRRPSLTRTALRGIRASVYIFALLTILNIYGLRLTDIGLSVAIFSAVVGVVLAPILGSYISGMFLLADQPYEIGDMIELADTGQRGFVEDITLRHTKMFTLDNTFLVIPNGEIRQRDVINYSAEDSRTRLSLDVLVTYESDIAAARTLIEAAAREVDNVISGGPDIRVGAARYPASPTVYINNFADHGVLLTLRYWVTEPYKLLAARSKVQTNVWRRLEDASVEIAYPHSHLYFDDTSGEMNVSLNDGLSGLNNGGRSHTATGDSPVPPRQDPDDLADE